From the Macaca nemestrina isolate mMacNem1 chromosome 18, mMacNem.hap1, whole genome shotgun sequence genome, the window AGCTCCTGGGGCCACACAGGGTCAGGTGAGCACAGGGCCCTCGGGGGGGCTGCACAGGTTCACAGACTCTCTTCAGATGTGGATCTGGGGGAGGCTGGGTTAGGGAGCCACCCGCTGCGGTTCGTctggcccaggctgcagggcagccAGGTCGCTGTGGGTCGGTGGGCGCAGGTGTCAGCGCCTCTCTACTGCCTGCCGTCTGGTGTGGGCGGCTGCCTGGCCGTGGAGGAGCCCTGTCTGCCTTCAGGCTGTGGCGGTGACCGCCTGTCCTCTCATCTGCTGAGACCCTGGGATCTCTCTGGGGCATTGGCCTGGCGGGAGGCCCCGCTCCTTCGGGAGGGACCACGGCCCCCACCTTTGAGCACACCCAGTGCTACCGTTGGCCTGAGGTGGAACCTTTTAGAAAGTCGCTTTTAAAAAGACACGTGGTTGTCCAGGGCCCAGCCACTGAGTGAGACCGGGCTGCGAGGGAGGCCGCAGTGGGGAGTGGCTCCCGCTCGGGGAGGGGCCCTGTCTCGGGGGAGGGGCCCTGTCTCGGGGAGGGGCCCTGTCTGGGGGAGGGGCCTTGTCTGGGAGGGGGGGCCCTGTCTCGGGGAGGGGCGTTGCAGCCTGGCAGATGCCGCTGAGCCTGCTCCCCTGCTGTAGTACGAAGAGGATGAACTGAGTCTCGagctgctggccttggcctccccacAGCCTGCGGGTAACGGCGCCTCGGAGGCGGGGTGAGGGTCTCTGCACCCCCGGGACCCCACCGCTATTGCTGAGGATTCCACTGCCGGGTGGGAGCGGGTGAAAGCCTTTGTTTTGGTCCTTTGAGTCCTGAGACCAGAGGCTTGAGTGGAATCTAAATGATTTGTTCCTTGTTTCCTTAAAGCATCTCCCTCGCTCCAGCCACGGCAGAGCCCCCTGCAGAGACCCCCACAGAGATCGTGGATGGTGGCGGCCCCGAAGCACAGCTGGCAGGCTTTGACTCGGAGCTGGACAGGTAGCGGCTCTGCCACCCCAGTGGGTAGCGTGCAGGAGGCCAGGAGGCGAACCCCTCACACTCCAACCTGTGGCCCCGTGGGGGGCTCCCTGCCTGCTCCAACCTGCGCCCAGTGGGGGCTCCCTGCCTGCTCCGTCCTTGTTCTCTTTTGTCCTCATGGGAGGGCTCTCAGCTCCCAGCTCTGCTGCAGGTGCAGGGGCTGAGGTGTGAGGTCCACATCTTGGGGTGGAGTGAGGGGTTGGCTCTGCCGTTGAGCACTTCCTCTCACAGGCTGTGGGCTGTTTGTGtctgctctgccctcccccaGCGATGATGAGTTTGTGCCCTATGACATGTCGGGGGACAGAGAGCTGAAGAGCAGCAAGGCTCCTGCCTACGTCCGGGACTGCGTGGAAGGTGGGCACGGGCCCCTGGAGGGCCTTGCTGGGCTGGGCATGGGTCTCGCTCACAGCCTGGTTCTGCCTCAAGGGGTCACCAGGAAGCCCTGGGCTCAGGGTGGCAACCGTGCTGCTGGCTCTCACGGGCTCAGGATCAGGGTCAGGGCTGAGGCTGACCGAGGCCTATCTGGGTTCTGTGCAGCCCTGACCACATCTGAGGACGTAGAGCGCTGGGAGGCGGCCCTGCGGGCCCTTGAGGGCCTGGTCTACAGGAGCCCCACAGCCACTCGGGAGGTGAGTGGGGGGTGGGAATGGGTGGGGAGGCCCAAGATGGTAGCTCCCTCAATGCCGTCTGTGTCCTGGCCACTGAGGGTGACATCTGGCTCCCCTGTGTGACTCAGGGCTGCTGCCTCTCCCAGAAGGGCCACGGCCTGGGCCCTCTGCCGGGGTGGGTGGCTCAGGCCCTGTGAGTCTCGGTGAGGCCTCAGGGCGGGTGGCTGGGTCCGGCAGCTTCTCCAGCCCTAGGCCCTGTATGCAGGTGAGCGTGGAGCTGGCCAAGGTGCTTCTGCATCTGGAGGAGAAGACCTGTGTGGTGGGATTTGCGGGGCTGCGCCAGAGAGCCCTGGTGGCTGTCACGGTCACAGACCCAGCCCGGGTGAGTCCCCGCACCCGTGGCCCCGGCCAGTGCGGGCGCAGCGGGAAGCGCTGGGAGCTGCAGTGCCTGAGGCTCGGTCCCACGCTGGAGCTGGCTGTGAGGTGCCTGGAGGTCGCCCTGGGCAGACCTCGGGTCCCGGACCACAGCAGCCTCTGTCCTGTGCCTTCAGGTGGCTGACTATCTGACCTCGCAGTTCTATGCCCTCAACTACAGCCTCCGGCAGCGCATGGACATCCTGGACGTAAGTGCCGCCTCCTCCGCCGTGTTCTGAGGTCCACCCGCCCGTGGCATGTGCCACCGCGGCGTTGGCTTTGCTGTGGGGCCGGGTTCCTGGGAGAACGGCATGCGTTTGTGGTGTGGCGGGACTGCGTGGCTTTAGGATGAGGCTGCGCTGGGCCCTGGGCACGTTCTCATTTCCTGGAGCACAGAGCCCACCTTCCCCACTTTCCCGCCTCCCAAGACGCCTCCCAAGAGATACAGGGAAGTGATTTTCTCCTTGTTCCCAGAACGCACCTTCCCCCGGGCGGCGAGGGCCCCTGGGCCCGTGTCTGAGGCTTTGGCTGATGACTTGACTCTTGGGAAATGGTCTTCCCTGGAGCAGTGGCGACTGCCTTGGGCCTGTCTCCCTCCAGGTGCTGACTCTGGCTGCCCAGGAGCTGTCTAGGCCTGGGTGCCTCGGGAGGGCTCCCCAGCCTGGCTCCCCGAGTCCCAACACCCAGTGCCTACCAGCGGCAGCCGCCTCTCAGCCTGGCAGTGCCGTGACATCCGACTGGCGGGTGGTGGTGGAGGAACGGATCAGAAGCAAGACCCGGCGGATCTCCAAGGTTAGTGGGCGCCTGGTCAGCTCACGGGCATGGGGACCACGGGTGGGCGGGAGGGGTGGCAGACACCTCCAGGCGCTGTCGACAGCAAGGGGCGGCCGCATTCGCAGGGGATGGTGCCTGTGCCGGGATTCCTGAAAGGCAGGTCCATGGTTCGTGCCGAGGAACTGGACCTGGCTGTAGGGGACCCAGACTGGGCTTGGGGACGTGCTACGAGACAGGTGCCCTGGTGGTGCTCTGTCCTCAGAGCGTCTGGAGATGTTTTTGGCTGTCGCTGGCGGTGGGTTGGAGACCAGGGAGGTCTCCTGCAGTGCCCAGGGCGGCCCCACCATGACGCTCCTCCAGCCCTGGACGTCCTGCCTGCAAGGTCGGGAAGACTTGGTCTGCTGCCCAGGCATTGGCCGTGGAGCCCGAGTCCCGCCACCAACCCCGCAGGGCCTGGGAGCTGGGCGGGGCCGGAGGAGTGGCCCAGGGAGGCAAGGCGAGGCTGGGGTCCACGCTGCTTTGTGGGATCCTCTCGGGGTAGGGGTGCAGTGCCCGCTGCCCAGGCCTGTGCCTCCGTGAGTGCCATGTGTGTCTGGCAGGGTGGCCCGAGGCAGGGCCCAGCAGGTGGCCCCAGCAGATTCAGCTCCGTGGCTGGCCACTTCTTCTTCCCCCTCCTTCAGCACTTTGACAGGTGAGTGGGTGTTCTGTGGGCCTGTGGACGTGGGGGATAGGGACCCTGGATGTACCCCTGTGGCCAAGAGGTTTCCAGGCTGGGTTCTGAGTGGGCTTGGGTGTGAGCAGGGTTGCGGCTTTGCTGTGGCTTTTTGTAAGCCTGTGTTAAGTGGCAGGGAACGTTCTGCAAAGTTCCTCTGTGGTTGAGCTTTGCTGTGAGGTGCCAGGTGTCTGCTCTGATGCTGGGCTTGCGGCATGGCCGGCAGTGCTGCCCGCACGTGCCTGACGCCACCAGCCACTGGGTCCTCCTCgccgcctcctgcctcagccggtGCTGCTCTGGCCCCAGGTTCAGGGCGTGAGGCTCTCGGGATGGCAGAGAAGTGTGGGGCCTGCGTCATGGTGCAGCAGGGGTGGGGGGTCTCGGCGTTGGGAACTCCTGGCCCAGGTGGGCTTGTGCAAGACAGCCCTGCAGGGGGAGTGGGCACCCGGGAACGGTCCTACGGTCTCAGTgcaggcaaggtggtgggtgcAGGAGGAGGGGCTCTGTGGGGCTCCCTCGGTCTCCCGCGGTGGCCCAGGATGTTGGGGACCTGGCCCTGAGGCGCCCCTGCACCTTGGGCTCCATCCTGTGCTCTAGGCCTGTGGTGACCTTCGACCTCTTGGGAGATGACCAGCTGGTTCTTGGAAGGCTGACGCACACCTTAGGGGCCCTGATGTACCTGGCTGTTAACACCACGGTGAGCCGGGGGAGGTTGCTGGGCGCTGGCCTGCGCTGCCCGTGGATGAGGAGCGCTCCTCAGCCTCACCTGCGCCCGGGGATGGGTGTCTGAGGGAGGAGCTGCCTGTGTGGGCCCCCAGGCAGGGGGAGCATCCCCTCGGCTGTCAGGCAGGCCCTGTCCCTGCTGCTGCCCAGCAGCGGAAGCTGCCCGTGGGTGCTGGGATGTGGGGACGGCGTGGGGACCCCGCTGACTGTCTCTCTGCTGGTGTCCAGGTGGCTGTGGCCATGGGCAAGGCCCTGCTGGAATTCGTGTGGGCCCTTCGCTTCCACGTCGACGCGTGAGTGGCCTGTGGGGCTGGGCCAGGCCAGGGGTGCACATAGACACAAGGGTCTCATCGTGGGGGCCCCATGGAGCCTCGAGGTGACTGACAGGCAGCCTGGCCTGGTACTTCCCAAATAGGAAATGTGCCAGGCAGGGCCGCAGCGTGGGTGGTCCACCGCACTGGGGGAGTGGGAGGTCTCCGTGGCCTGGGACGTGGTCCCTGCTGGTTTCAGCCTCCACCTTTCTGCTGGCAGCTATGTGCGCCAGGGGCTGCTGTCGGCCGTCTCCTCCGTCCTGCTCAGCGTGCCTGCCGCACGCCTGCTGGAGGACCTGCTGGACGAGCTGCTGGAAGCCCAGTCCTGGCTGGCGGGTAAGTGTCGgcccaggctgtgtgtgtgtgtgtggcgcaGCTCCTGCAGGCTGGGCCTGGGCCAGCTGGCTGGGAGCCGGGCCTCTCATCTGGGGGGCACGTCCCTCTCGTGGACATCCAGAGGCACGTGGTGGCCCCGGTGTGGGGAATCCAGTGCCTGGTTCCTGTTGTGGCCGCTGTGGAATCCTGCAGGGGAGATGAGGGAAGACACCTCCCTCCACAAATGGGCTTCCTTCTGAGAAAGCCACCAGGACAGCCCTGCAAGCCCAGAGCCCCTCCCTCAGGCTCACCTGGGGAACGTTTTGCCACTTGGCTCCCCCcatatgtgttctttttttttttaaaacgttTATGTAGTTTTCTGAGacgggtcttgctctgctgttcaggttggagtgcactggcacgatcttggctcactgcagccttgagctcctggactcaagtgatcctcccacctcagcctcctgagtagctgggaccacaggtgcacagcaccacagcctgctagcttttaacataatttttgtagagatggggtcttgctgtgttgcctgggctcatctgaaactcctgagctcaagcagtcctctcacctcggcctcccaaagtactgggattacaggcatgagccactgcgcttggacCCTGTAAAAGTCAATCATGAACGTTGTGACCTTTGGCCTTTCGGTACTTGAGCTGGGCCTAAGGACAGGCCGCCGTGACCCCTTGGGACCCACACAGGCAGAGTGTGCAGGCCGGAGCTGCAGCCACCCCCGCACTGGCCTGATCCTGGACCCTGCTGGGGCCCCTCTGAGCCCCCGCCCGCCCGCCTCCCTGGGCCCCTCTGAGCCCCCGCCCGCCCGCCTCCTTGGGCCCCTCTGAGCCCCCGCCCGCCCGCCTCCCTGGGCCCCTCTGAGCCCCCGCCCGCCCGCCTCCCTGGGCTCCTCTGGCTGGTACAGTCCCAGCACCTTTTGTTGTTTGCTTGCCCTTGTGGTCCAGTGACTGTTTTGTGGGGTGCTTAGGGTGGGTTCGCGGCCCAGCCCCTGAACCAGCCTCGGTTTCCACGTGTTTGTCAGGAGGCTCCTGGGTGATGCGGGTCCTTCCCAGGGACTTGCGCTCAGGCCTCTGTGCTGGGGGACGCTGGGGGATGCTTGTGGTGAGGTCACCTTTCCCGTGGGGCTGGGCTGTGTGCCTCTTCTGCCCCGGCCGTCTCCCCTCTCCGCACCTGGGCGCAGTGCCAGTCTGCTGGGTGTGAACGGGTGTTTCCCACAGGAATGGAGCTGATGAGTCCCCGGGGATGGGCTGAGGAGCAGAGCATGGGACCGATGGACACGGGAAGGGCGGGCCCAGCTCTGCCCTGTCCCCTCCCAGGCCCTGTGCTCAGGGTGGCTGTGAATGTCTTCCCACGGAGCAGCTGGAGGGTCTTGGGCCCAAAGTGAGGGAGCCTGTGCAGGGCTTTGCTTTTTTTAAGGGGGGTGCGGTGCCCCAGACACCGGTGTCTTGGAGCTGCTGCGCAGCCCCTCCTCAGCGTGCTCTCGCCCACTCGCCCTGCCTGGAGGAGGAGAGGTTCCCCCTTGGCCAGTGGAGCCACTGACGGGGCTGGGTGGGCGAGCACATTCCCTGCAGTCCCCGGCCTGCCTCCTTCCCCAGAGACTTGGTGCCTGCCACGTCATCGTCTGGGGGCTTTGGGGACCTGAAGCACCAGGAGGAGCAGGGGGGCTCTGTCCCTCGGCCGATCCGGTTCCACTCGGCTGGTGGGGTCCCGGCAGGGTATTCTCCTTTCACAGGCACCTCTCCCAGGGGTCTACAGGTGCTTCCTCACCCTGCGATTCTAGCCAGTCTGGGGAGTAGTTGTGGCCAGCGGAGCCCTCAAGGCTCACCAGGCTCCAGGCTGCAGGAGACCTTGGTGAGGGGCCCAGCCCTGCGGGCAGCCGAGAACTCTGGCTCCGACCGGGGCGGGGCAGTGTGCAGTCCCAGACACCCCAGAGGCCTCCCTACAGGCAGGGGGCACCTCCCGACGCCCACCACCCGGATTCCTAGGGTCTTCTACCTCTGACCGCAGCCCATGTCTGCTGTCCAGCACGGAGCAGGCCCTGCAGTGTTCGGGTGTTCCCGGGCTGTGtgccccaccccaggccccctTCCCATGGCTGCCTGTCCCACAGCTCAGGGCAGCCCTCCGTGTACAGTGCTGCCTGCACAGAGCCTGTGGCACGCAGGACGTGGCCTTGGGGAGGGTCCGGGCTCACTGCAGACCCAAGCCCCCTTTCTTCCGTGGAGTCAGGCCTGGCGGGGCGGTTCAGGCAGACTGAAGACAGGAGGGAGAATACGCCCTCCATGCTGCCTCAGCTTTGCTTGTCACTCTGGCAGACGTGGCTGAGAAAGACCCGGACGAAGACTGCAGGACGCTGGCACTGAGGGCCCTGTTGCTTCTGCAGAGACTCAAGAACAGGCTCCTCCCACCCGCATCTCCCTAGTCCCTGGAGGCCTCCCCAGGACCACCCCCGCCGGCAGCAAGGAAGGTGGCCCAGCAGCGGTCTGGAGCAGCGGAGCCAGGCTTTGTAGCGAGGTCAGGTCGGCGGCAGCATCCGGTTCGGAGAGTGCAGATGCAGGAAGGCCCGGCCTGCCGCTATTTATAGTTCAGCAagtctgctaaaaatacactGGGCCTGGGCACTGCCCGCCGGGACATGGCAGCCTGGACGTGGGGCTGTGGCCAGGGCCGTGGGCGTTGCTGGTGGGGGTGACTCCTCCAGTGAGGGCAGAACCAGGCCAGCAGGAGGGAAGGACGGTGTACCTGCTGCTCAGAGCTTGCAAGGCACTCCTGTGAGCGCCACCAAGCAGGACAGAGCAGCTCTTGTCCCAGGTTCCTCGGGCTGAGCGCTGTGTCACCAGGAGAATCGTGCTCGCGGCCCAGGCAGGGCGTGTGGCTCCTGGATGGGCTTGTGGGGCGGGTGGACAGGACACGGGCTCCCAGAAAATAAACTACTTTATTGGAATTGCAGGAGTGTTGGTGGCCGGTGGGCAGAGCCTAGTGGAGGGTGCAGCCACCAGGGCCCGTGTGTCCCAGCTGTTGCTCAGGAGCCGTGGGTCTTGCAGGAGTGTGGGGGGATGTGATGTGTGGGGGCAGGTGCCCCAGCCCTCCAGCTGTAGCTTCCTAACCGAGGTTCTACAAGTTTCTCAGGCTTTACAGTGTGTAGTTGGGAGAATATGATGGAAGGGTGAACCCGACTCCCTTTAAAGGAACGAATCCACAAATCTACGGAGCTGCCAGCACCCGGAGGCAGCAAGGTGCAGATGGGGCACAGCCTCTGCCGGCCCGGGCCGCTGCGTTCCCGCGCAGCTCTGTTGCGTCTTCCATCACAGACGTGTTTTTCCCAGTGAAAAGCTGGCTTTGCTGCAGCTGACTGGAAGATTCCAGAAGGTGCTTTCCTGCAGCAGCACGCTGGTCCTGGGGCCCGGGCCCGTCAGGGGTCGTCGTCTGCCTCTTCCACCACCTCCTCGTCCGGCTCCCTGGGGTCCTCCATGCTGTTGTGGCGGACCCGCTCGGGCACCATGCGTGGCAGCGGGAGACCCAGCCCCTGGTGCACGGCGTCCACAGCCCGCGGGCTCACGTAGTAGGACATGTTGGCCAAGGGAAGCCGCCGCCGCATCTCCTCCAGGAATCTGTAGGCCTGGGGCAGAGGAGCAGATGTTACTCAGCTTTCCTCAACAACCGGGCACGACTCTCTGCCCGCAGGCCAGGCACATGCTGCTGCCTCTGGAGGCGGGTGGGGTGCCTCCCTGCTAGAGGACACGGTGCACTGAGGCTTCCCAGTGGTGATGGGGGGATGCGGTGCCCGCGGACCGCACATGTGCCATGTGTGGATGGTTAACAGGAAGCTTCGGTTGGCCtttcagctggaaatgcagagcCAGGGCCCTGGAAAGTCCTCAGCAGCTGTGCACAAAGGCCTGCTCCCCTGTGTGCGCGGGCAGAGCCTCCCGGGGCGGCAGAGGCCCTGTGTTTTGCACTCAAGTCTTGGGAGTGGACATGCATGTCAGACTGGAGGGCAGGCAGCAATATCTAGTGGTTTGTCTtgggtattattatttttttgagatgaagcctcaGCTATGAAGATACAATAAGCTTGTTGAATGGCCCCTCCCATCACCCGCAGTGGACCTGTATTTAAGGAAGGCCTCAGCTG encodes:
- the LOC105485849 gene encoding telomere length regulation protein TEL2 homolog isoform X1 gives rise to the protein MEPAPSGVRLVVREAIQTLSSSEDGGHIFSTLESLKRYLSEIEPPALPREKEEFASAHFSPVLRCLASRLSPAWLELLPDGRLEELWASFFLEGPADQAFLVLMETIEGTAGPSFRLMKMARLLARFLREGRLAVLMEVQCRQQTQPGFPLLRETLLGKVVALPDHLGNLLQRENLAEFFPQNYFRLLGEEVVRVLQAVADSLQGGLDSSVSFVAQVLGKACVHGRQQEMLGVLVPRLAALTQGSYLHQCVCWRLVEQVPDRAMEAVLTGLVEAAPGPEVLSRLLGNLVVKNKKAQFVMTRKLLFLQSRLTTPMLQSLLGYLAMDSQRRPLLLQVLKELLETWGSSSAIRHTPLPQQRHVSKAVLICLAHLREPELRDSRDELLASMMAGVKCRLDSSLPPVRCLGMVVAEVISARIHPEGPPLKFQYEEDELSLELLALASPQPAGNGASEAGISLAPATAEPPAETPTEIVDGGGPEAQLAGFDSELDSDDEFVPYDMSGDRELKSSKAPAYVRDCVEALTTSEDVERWEAALRALEGLVYRSPTATREVSVELAKVLLHLEEKTCVVGFAGLRQRALVAVTVTDPARVADYLTSQFYALNYSLRQRMDILDVLTLAAQELSRPGCLGRAPQPGSPSPNTQCLPAAAASQPGSAVTSDWRVVVEERIRSKTRRISKGGPRQGPAGGPSRFSSVAGHFFFPLLQHFDRPVVTFDLLGDDQLVLGRLTHTLGALMYLAVNTTVAVAMGKALLEFVWALRFHVDAYVRQGLLSAVSSVLLSVPAARLLEDLLDELLEAQSWLAGTSPRGLQVLPHPAILASLGSSCGQRSPQGSPGSRLQETLTWLRKTRTKTAGRWH